A section of the Kribbella sp. HUAS MG21 genome encodes:
- a CDS encoding VOC family protein: MAIAKYPSFVLDCPDAAGLAQFYGELLGWQVKSDEGWADIRPEDGSNCISFQQVKDFKAPTWPTQDVPQQLHLDVMVEDLDEGEAAVLKIGATKAEHQPGTTFRVFLDPAGHPFCLCVD, from the coding sequence ATGGCTATCGCTAAGTACCCGAGTTTCGTGCTGGACTGCCCCGACGCGGCCGGTCTCGCCCAGTTCTACGGCGAGCTGCTCGGCTGGCAGGTGAAGTCCGACGAGGGCTGGGCGGACATCCGGCCCGAGGACGGGAGCAACTGCATCTCGTTCCAGCAGGTGAAGGACTTCAAGGCGCCGACCTGGCCGACCCAGGACGTGCCGCAGCAGCTGCACCTCGACGTGATGGTCGAGGACCTCGACGAAGGTGAGGCCGCGGTCCTGAAGATCGGCGCCACCAAGGCCGAGCACCAGCCCGGCACCACGTTCCGCGTCTTCCTCGACCCCGCCGGACACCCGTTCTGCCTGTGCGTGGACTGA
- a CDS encoding helix-turn-helix domain-containing protein: MRNTSFASMHCSLAQSLELIGDWWTPLVLRDLYLGLDRFDQLVTDLGISRNLLTARLTTLVDGGLVRRTPYQQNPVRYSYELTESGKELVPILIALTAWGDKWATPPAGQPLRFTHTSCGKVTTATVCCSECGEALATDDVVPSPGPGGRTAPGTALIASVLSGLEPKA, translated from the coding sequence ATGCGGAACACCAGCTTCGCCTCGATGCACTGCTCGCTCGCCCAGTCCCTGGAGCTGATCGGCGACTGGTGGACGCCGCTCGTGCTGCGCGACCTCTACCTGGGCCTCGACCGCTTCGACCAGCTCGTCACCGACCTCGGCATCTCCCGCAACCTGCTGACGGCGCGGCTGACCACCCTCGTCGACGGTGGTTTGGTCCGACGTACGCCGTACCAGCAGAACCCGGTGCGCTACAGCTACGAACTCACCGAGTCAGGCAAGGAACTCGTGCCGATCCTGATCGCGCTGACCGCATGGGGCGACAAGTGGGCCACTCCCCCGGCCGGCCAGCCGCTGCGGTTCACGCACACCAGTTGCGGCAAGGTCACCACGGCGACCGTGTGCTGCTCCGAGTGCGGCGAGGCACTCGCGACGGACGACGTCGTACCGTCGCCGGGTCCCGGCGGGCGGACGGCTCCGGGGACGGCGTTGATCGCGAGTGTGCTGTCAGGACTCGAGCCGAAGGCGTAG
- a CDS encoding ABC transporter ATP-binding protein has product MRNLRILALWLTTSFRAAPWLMTISTVLVAARAITAPTQTYGVSRLVDGIASDRSSTVALGVAIIVGGLAVAFLADGLGTPLQDTAQERMAGRVHADLLDVTTGIPGLSHHERPDVADRLELVRERAWRMGVGAEVLLWAFATVTNTATVLTLLGSVHPVLLVLPLLGGVRIWSAYLSSTRQHKAWEDSMPQERLVDRLIEVAKDPRTGLEVRVFGLGKVLLDRIFTLQTERFERRVAAARWGGKVDGAVRLVFGLAYAAAIVWVVVRARNGQASAGDVVLVLLLAPQVDQMTGGIAQNVYWVGEVVRSFGRYDWLREYAKQNSWRSSRSEAPARIADGISLRDVGFAYPGSDSAVLSAINLEIPAGAAVALVGENGAGKTTLVKLLARMYDPTTGRILVDGQDLATIQPDAWRSQLSAGFQDFVKFEFTAREVVGIGDITRAADEDAVRTAVVRGDAESVVAGLPRGLDSQLGKKFTDGVELSGGQWQRLALARAFMRERPLLLLLDEPTAALDPEAEHRLYEQYAEAAKVAAAETGGITVLVSHRFSTVRMADLIVVMHQGRIEEFGTHEDLLAAGGRYAELFELQARAYR; this is encoded by the coding sequence ATGCGTAACTTGCGGATTCTCGCGCTGTGGTTGACGACCTCGTTCCGGGCGGCGCCGTGGCTGATGACGATCTCGACCGTGCTGGTCGCGGCGCGGGCGATCACCGCGCCGACCCAGACGTACGGCGTGAGCCGGCTCGTCGACGGGATCGCCTCCGACCGGTCGAGCACGGTCGCGCTGGGCGTCGCGATCATCGTCGGCGGCCTGGCGGTGGCGTTCCTCGCGGACGGGTTGGGGACGCCGCTGCAGGACACCGCGCAGGAGCGGATGGCCGGCCGCGTACACGCGGACCTGCTGGACGTCACGACCGGCATCCCCGGCCTGTCGCACCACGAGCGCCCGGACGTCGCGGACCGGCTCGAGCTCGTGCGGGAACGGGCGTGGCGGATGGGTGTCGGCGCGGAGGTGCTGCTGTGGGCGTTCGCCACGGTGACGAACACCGCGACCGTGCTCACGCTGCTCGGGTCCGTGCATCCGGTGCTGCTCGTCCTGCCGTTGCTGGGCGGCGTCCGGATCTGGTCGGCGTACCTGAGCAGCACGCGGCAGCACAAGGCGTGGGAGGACTCGATGCCGCAGGAGCGGCTCGTCGACCGGCTGATCGAGGTCGCCAAGGATCCGCGGACCGGGCTCGAGGTGCGGGTGTTCGGGCTCGGGAAGGTGTTGCTGGACAGGATCTTCACGCTGCAGACCGAGCGCTTCGAGCGCCGGGTCGCCGCCGCGCGCTGGGGCGGGAAGGTGGACGGCGCGGTGCGGCTGGTGTTCGGGCTCGCGTACGCGGCGGCGATCGTCTGGGTCGTGGTCCGCGCGCGGAACGGGCAGGCCAGTGCGGGCGATGTCGTCCTGGTGCTGCTGCTCGCGCCGCAGGTGGATCAGATGACCGGCGGTATCGCGCAGAACGTGTACTGGGTCGGCGAGGTGGTCCGCAGCTTCGGCCGCTACGACTGGCTGCGCGAGTACGCCAAGCAGAACTCGTGGCGCTCCAGCCGGTCGGAGGCACCGGCGCGGATCGCGGACGGGATCTCGCTGCGAGACGTCGGATTCGCTTATCCGGGTTCGGATTCCGCGGTGCTGAGTGCGATCAATCTGGAGATCCCGGCCGGTGCTGCGGTCGCGTTGGTGGGGGAGAACGGCGCCGGCAAGACCACGCTGGTGAAGCTGCTGGCCCGGATGTACGACCCGACCACCGGACGGATCCTGGTCGACGGGCAGGACCTGGCGACGATCCAGCCGGACGCGTGGCGGTCGCAGCTGTCGGCGGGCTTCCAGGACTTCGTGAAGTTCGAGTTCACCGCGCGCGAGGTGGTCGGGATCGGCGACATCACCCGCGCCGCGGACGAGGACGCCGTACGCACGGCAGTGGTCCGGGGTGACGCCGAGTCGGTCGTCGCCGGGCTGCCGCGCGGGCTCGATTCCCAGCTGGGCAAGAAGTTCACCGACGGGGTGGAGCTGTCAGGTGGGCAGTGGCAGCGGCTGGCGCTGGCCCGCGCGTTCATGCGCGAGCGCCCGCTGCTGCTGCTCCTCGACGAGCCGACCGCGGCGCTGGACCCGGAGGCCGAGCACCGGCTCTACGAGCAGTACGCCGAGGCCGCGAAGGTGGCCGCGGCCGAGACCGGCGGCATCACCGTCCTGGTCTCGCACCGCTTCTCCACCGTCCGGATGGCCGACCTCATCGTCGTCATGCACCAGGGCCGGATCGAAGAGTTCGGCACCCACGAGGACCTGCTGGCCGCCGGCGGCCGCTACGCCGAACTCTTCGAACTCCAAGCCCGCGCCTACCGCTGA
- a CDS encoding cupin domain-containing protein — MAEHPSTAWQTALTMLQEVEPPFVPEGFHVMTVDVEYPAGDPGAPPHRHSGPAFGYVVEGEMLFELEGEPPRVIKAGEAFWEPGGDVIHYQDGNNRSDVPVKFTVTMLCAPNQEMFVLVPEDELAARADRRVQR; from the coding sequence ATGGCCGAGCACCCGTCCACCGCGTGGCAGACCGCGCTGACGATGCTGCAGGAGGTCGAGCCACCGTTCGTGCCCGAGGGATTCCACGTGATGACCGTGGACGTCGAGTACCCGGCGGGCGACCCGGGCGCGCCGCCGCACCGGCACTCGGGGCCGGCGTTCGGGTACGTCGTCGAGGGCGAGATGCTGTTCGAGCTCGAGGGTGAGCCGCCGCGGGTGATCAAGGCCGGTGAGGCGTTCTGGGAGCCGGGCGGTGATGTCATCCACTACCAGGACGGCAACAACCGGTCGGACGTACCGGTGAAGTTCACCGTCACCATGCTGTGTGCGCCGAACCAGGAGATGTTCGTGCTGGTCCCCGAGGACGAGCTCGCCGCGCGGGCTGATCGGCGGGTTCAGCGGTAG
- a CDS encoding ROK family protein — translation MVSPPVVLGLDFGGTKIAVAVSDLAGRRLGATTIDSRADSGGAAQAMDRCLTTARELLADVAPDHHLAGVGAATLGIPYDDRVELAPTLPGWGELPFGRLIREAYPGVPVKLATDVKAAAEAELRWGALAGCDPGLYVNLGTGLAVAIVAGGTVITGAHGASGEIGYNLRSTADVSVGAERRTILEHVVSGQGLESTGTARLGRPVTAADVFTLARTRPDAAVLTEEFVRELALHLANLAIAIDPARIVVGGGLVRSWDQLEPGLRRALDAAVPFPPELSVARFPSDAPLIGALALGVEAAGAVLGAEAFA, via the coding sequence GTGGTTTCCCCACCGGTCGTCCTCGGGCTCGACTTCGGCGGTACCAAGATCGCCGTCGCCGTCAGCGACCTCGCCGGTCGTCGGCTCGGCGCGACGACCATCGACAGCCGGGCCGACTCCGGCGGTGCCGCGCAGGCGATGGACCGGTGCCTCACAACGGCGCGCGAACTGCTCGCCGACGTCGCACCGGACCACCACCTCGCCGGCGTCGGCGCCGCCACCCTGGGCATCCCGTACGACGACCGCGTCGAACTGGCGCCGACGCTGCCCGGCTGGGGCGAACTCCCTTTCGGGCGGCTGATCCGGGAGGCCTATCCCGGCGTACCGGTGAAGTTGGCGACCGACGTCAAGGCCGCGGCGGAGGCCGAGCTGCGCTGGGGTGCGCTGGCCGGCTGTGATCCGGGGCTGTACGTCAACCTCGGTACCGGCCTGGCGGTCGCGATCGTTGCCGGCGGCACCGTCATCACCGGGGCGCACGGGGCGTCCGGGGAGATCGGCTACAACCTGCGCTCGACCGCCGACGTGTCCGTCGGCGCGGAGCGGCGCACGATCCTGGAACACGTCGTCAGCGGCCAGGGCCTCGAGAGCACCGGCACCGCCCGGCTCGGGCGCCCGGTCACGGCCGCCGACGTCTTCACCCTGGCGCGCACCCGGCCGGATGCCGCCGTACTCACCGAGGAGTTCGTCCGGGAGCTGGCACTGCACCTGGCCAATCTCGCCATCGCGATCGATCCCGCCCGGATCGTCGTCGGCGGCGGCCTGGTCCGCTCCTGGGACCAGCTCGAACCCGGGCTGCGCCGAGCGCTCGACGCGGCCGTCCCGTTTCCGCCGGAGCTTTCGGTGGCGCGGTTTCCGTCCGACGCACCGCTGATCGGGGCCCTCGCCCTGGGCGTCGAGGCCGCGGGGGCGGTTCTCGGTGCGGAGGCATTCGCCTGA
- a CDS encoding ABC transporter permease, which translates to MRVRYLIRRLGFFVLTLWAAMTLNFFIPRMMPGSPEQALRERFSKGGSVVTPEQLRTVLAEFGFDPGKNLMLQYGEYLKAMVTGHWGVSIGSSLGVPVTTLIGDALPWTLGLVGISTVLAFVLGTLIGTVAGWRRGGLIDGIVPPVFIVTSALPYFWVALLLISLFAIGSDPVLPNDFNYDQGLTPAFTGEFVWSVIKHGILPASTILITAVGGWILTMRNNMVTTLAEDYVRMARAKGIPSRKIMFGYAGRNAFLPNLSGFAMSLGFVISGTILVEYVFNYPGLGYMFYNATVSTDYPLLQALFLLVTLAVLICVMLCDFAVFLLDPRARTKG; encoded by the coding sequence GTGCGCGTGCGGTACCTGATACGACGTCTCGGGTTCTTCGTGCTCACGCTGTGGGCGGCGATGACGCTGAACTTCTTCATCCCGCGGATGATGCCGGGCAGCCCGGAGCAGGCCTTGCGGGAGCGGTTCAGCAAGGGCGGCTCGGTGGTGACACCGGAGCAGCTGCGGACGGTGCTCGCCGAGTTCGGGTTCGATCCGGGCAAGAACCTGATGCTGCAGTACGGCGAGTACCTGAAGGCGATGGTCACCGGGCACTGGGGCGTGTCGATCGGCAGCAGCCTCGGCGTCCCGGTGACAACGCTGATCGGGGACGCGCTGCCGTGGACGCTCGGGCTGGTCGGGATCTCGACCGTGCTGGCGTTCGTCCTCGGCACGCTGATCGGGACGGTGGCCGGCTGGCGGCGTGGCGGGCTGATCGACGGGATCGTGCCGCCGGTCTTCATCGTCACGTCGGCGCTGCCGTACTTCTGGGTCGCGCTGCTGCTGATCTCGCTGTTCGCGATCGGCAGCGACCCGGTCCTGCCGAACGACTTCAACTACGACCAGGGCCTGACGCCGGCGTTCACCGGGGAGTTCGTCTGGAGCGTGATCAAGCACGGCATCCTGCCGGCCTCGACGATCCTGATCACCGCGGTCGGCGGCTGGATCCTCACGATGCGGAACAACATGGTGACCACGCTCGCCGAGGACTACGTCCGGATGGCCCGCGCGAAGGGCATCCCGAGCCGCAAGATCATGTTCGGGTACGCCGGCCGGAACGCGTTCCTGCCCAACCTGTCCGGGTTCGCGATGTCGCTCGGGTTCGTGATCTCCGGCACGATCCTGGTGGAGTACGTCTTCAACTATCCGGGGCTCGGCTACATGTTCTACAACGCCACGGTGAGCACCGACTATCCGTTGCTGCAGGCCCTCTTCCTGCTGGTGACGCTGGCGGTGCTGATCTGCGTCATGCTCTGCGACTTCGCGGTCTTCCTGCTCGACCCCCGCGCCCGGACGAAGGGATAA
- a CDS encoding ROK family transcriptional regulator, whose translation MTVVAGGASAARPQLIREINERVLLGHIRRAGPISRTELAGLTGLSKPTVSAALGSLERTGLVHVTGQRTGVPGPAASLYEVRPEAGFVLGLDVGREYLRGAIADLAGTVRSRLSVRTKAGDALARIQELVDLTGTLAAEAGIDVAQLTQTVLGSPGVYDPRLDALTLTGRLSGWDSPATLAALRERFGPSLMIENDVDAAAIAERVHGHGREVESFAFVSVGTGIGMGLVLDGKLRRGSHGVAGEIGYLPFTEGSGSDPRDARKRGGFDASASAAAVVRAARRAGVRGAPTAEKVFAAAARGDALAAAVVAEEALLVAKAVCTVITVVDPDLIVLGGGIGQAPGFLEAVTKQLRQLAPVLPEVKASVLGTETVVAGCIAAGVDRAWQTLVGNSS comes from the coding sequence GTGACCGTTGTCGCCGGAGGCGCGTCGGCTGCGCGCCCGCAGCTGATCCGCGAGATCAACGAGCGGGTGCTGCTGGGACACATCCGCCGGGCCGGGCCGATCTCGCGCACCGAGCTCGCCGGGCTCACCGGACTGTCGAAACCGACGGTGTCGGCCGCGCTGGGTTCACTGGAGCGGACCGGCCTCGTGCACGTGACCGGCCAGCGCACCGGCGTCCCCGGCCCGGCGGCGAGCCTGTACGAGGTCCGGCCGGAAGCGGGGTTCGTGCTCGGGCTGGACGTCGGGCGTGAGTACCTGCGCGGCGCGATCGCGGATCTCGCCGGGACCGTCCGTTCCCGGCTGAGTGTGCGCACGAAAGCGGGCGACGCGCTGGCACGGATCCAGGAGCTCGTCGACCTGACCGGGACGCTGGCGGCCGAAGCCGGGATCGACGTCGCGCAACTGACGCAGACGGTGCTCGGCAGCCCCGGCGTCTACGACCCGCGGCTCGACGCGCTGACGCTGACCGGCCGGCTCTCCGGCTGGGACTCGCCGGCGACGCTCGCCGCACTCCGGGAACGCTTCGGTCCGTCGCTGATGATCGAGAACGACGTGGACGCCGCGGCGATCGCCGAGCGGGTGCACGGACACGGCCGCGAGGTCGAGAGCTTCGCGTTCGTCTCGGTCGGCACCGGGATCGGGATGGGGCTGGTGCTCGACGGCAAGCTCCGGCGCGGATCGCACGGCGTCGCGGGCGAGATCGGGTACCTGCCGTTCACCGAGGGCAGCGGCAGCGATCCGCGGGACGCCCGCAAGCGGGGCGGCTTCGACGCGTCCGCGTCGGCGGCGGCTGTGGTCCGAGCGGCGCGGCGTGCCGGGGTCCGCGGTGCGCCGACAGCCGAGAAGGTGTTCGCGGCGGCCGCTCGCGGTGACGCGCTCGCGGCGGCGGTGGTCGCCGAGGAAGCGTTGCTCGTCGCGAAGGCGGTGTGCACGGTGATCACGGTGGTCGATCCCGACCTGATCGTGCTCGGCGGCGGCATCGGCCAGGCGCCGGGCTTCCTGGAGGCGGTGACCAAGCAGTTGCGCCAGCTGGCTCCGGTGCTTCCCGAGGTCAAGGCGAGTGTGCTCGGGACGGAGACCGTGGTGGCGGGCTGCATCGCCGCCGGCGTCGACCGGGCGTGGCAGACGCTGGTCGGAAATTCGTCCTGA
- a CDS encoding ABC transporter ATP-binding protein, with protein sequence MGLAVLGSLLGMAVTLLTGQVVGAVPGVVDGGPDAMPIGEFSWLLGALLVVFVLESLKPAAQQVASMVMDAGLVRAIGTGITEPLLRPRRIQHLEDAEVLDVQERAKGKGGFHLAQGLGQLPWLLASRVTLVGSALIVGAMFAWWVAAMLVAVTFLLEWYGGRLIEREVDVWWGNTEEQRRAHYVFNLGMRDAPKELRVFGLHGWLVDRYVREWTAGYRPVWARRRTNAKWSLLIGGVHLIANGVAILAVGRAAYNGSLPLTQVATTLPAILAIGQSSNGFGVVQVRRGLSAFRAMRDLPETITRRHPEPVATTRHRVETMPAREIRFEQVSFHYPGSEVPVLRELDLTIHAHEALALVGVNGAGKSTLVKLLGGAYKPTSGRILVDGVDLADLDLAAWQRRVAAIVQDFVRFPLSVTDNVVFGAVERAGDELTLARVARESGIDSVVRRLPNGWHTVLDKTFDGGVDLSGGEWQRVALARALFAVHAGAGVLVLDEPAAALDVRAEAELVERYLELTSGVASLIISHRFSVVRNADRICVLSDGRIVEDGTHEELLAIDGEYAGMFRLQAERYVTGTEAVDA encoded by the coding sequence ATGGGTCTGGCCGTCCTCGGCTCGCTGCTCGGGATGGCGGTCACGCTGCTGACCGGACAGGTCGTCGGGGCGGTGCCGGGCGTGGTCGACGGCGGCCCGGACGCGATGCCGATCGGCGAGTTCAGTTGGTTGCTCGGCGCCCTGCTGGTGGTCTTCGTGCTGGAGAGTCTGAAGCCGGCGGCGCAGCAGGTCGCCTCGATGGTGATGGACGCCGGCCTGGTCCGCGCGATCGGCACCGGGATCACCGAGCCGCTGCTGCGGCCGCGGCGGATCCAGCACCTGGAGGACGCCGAAGTACTGGACGTGCAGGAGCGCGCGAAGGGGAAGGGCGGCTTCCACCTCGCCCAGGGGCTCGGCCAGTTGCCGTGGCTGCTCGCGAGCCGGGTGACGCTGGTCGGCTCGGCGCTGATCGTCGGCGCGATGTTCGCGTGGTGGGTGGCCGCGATGCTGGTCGCGGTCACGTTCCTGCTGGAGTGGTACGGCGGCCGCCTGATCGAGCGCGAGGTCGACGTCTGGTGGGGCAACACCGAGGAGCAACGGCGGGCGCACTACGTGTTCAACCTGGGGATGCGCGACGCCCCGAAGGAGTTGCGGGTCTTCGGCCTGCACGGCTGGCTCGTCGACCGGTACGTCCGCGAGTGGACGGCCGGCTACCGCCCGGTCTGGGCCCGCCGGCGGACGAACGCGAAGTGGTCGCTGCTGATCGGCGGCGTGCACCTGATCGCCAACGGCGTCGCGATCCTCGCCGTCGGGCGCGCGGCGTACAACGGCTCGCTGCCGCTCACCCAGGTCGCGACCACGCTGCCCGCGATCCTCGCGATCGGCCAGTCGAGCAACGGCTTCGGCGTCGTGCAGGTCCGGCGCGGGCTCTCCGCGTTCCGCGCGATGCGCGATCTGCCCGAGACGATCACCCGGCGGCACCCGGAGCCGGTCGCCACGACGCGGCACCGGGTCGAGACGATGCCGGCCCGCGAGATCCGGTTCGAGCAGGTCAGCTTCCACTACCCGGGTTCGGAGGTCCCGGTCCTGCGGGAGCTCGACCTCACGATCCACGCTCACGAGGCGCTCGCGCTCGTCGGCGTCAACGGCGCCGGGAAGTCCACGCTGGTGAAGCTGCTCGGCGGCGCCTACAAGCCGACGAGCGGCCGGATCCTCGTCGACGGCGTCGACCTCGCCGACCTCGATCTGGCCGCATGGCAGCGCCGGGTCGCGGCGATCGTGCAGGACTTCGTGCGGTTCCCGCTGTCGGTGACGGACAACGTGGTGTTCGGCGCGGTCGAGCGAGCGGGTGACGAGCTCACGCTGGCCCGCGTCGCGCGCGAGTCCGGGATCGATTCCGTCGTACGCCGGCTGCCGAACGGCTGGCACACCGTGCTGGACAAGACGTTCGACGGCGGGGTCGACCTCTCGGGTGGCGAGTGGCAGCGGGTCGCGCTGGCGCGCGCCTTGTTCGCGGTGCACGCGGGCGCCGGGGTCCTGGTGCTGGACGAGCCGGCCGCCGCGCTCGACGTCCGGGCCGAGGCCGAACTCGTCGAGCGGTACCTCGAGCTGACCTCGGGGGTGGCGTCGCTGATCATCTCGCACCGGTTCTCGGTGGTGCGCAACGCGGACCGGATCTGCGTGCTGTCCGACGGCCGGATCGTCGAGGACGGCACCCACGAGGAGCTGCTCGCGATCGACGGCGAGTACGCCGGGATGTTCCGGCTGCAGGCCGAGCGCTACGTGACGGGGACGGAGGCTGTCGATGCGTAA
- a CDS encoding ABC transporter substrate-binding protein yields MRGITRIAVAALAVGALTAGCGGGSKPVGDAATSAKPSSPASGGSDPGGGGQYKKGGTVTIANVAGQTWPCQFNPFNPSVNQVALGFVYEPLTFVNVLKAGATTPMLATGYTWSPKKDSIVFTIRDGVKWSDGRPFTADDVVYTFTRMKEEPALDLYSLWTGAGLTGVTAAGNKVTLTFKAAAEPYFFNFAGQVGIVPKHIWSAGEAAAKPATWANPKPVGTGPFTVASCSSNNISYAANGSYWQPGKPYVEKVQYPAYLDNNPANLDLASGKAQWGGQYIPNIENFYKKKSPENNYWFPPTANVAIVPNLDPSRKATSNLAVRQAIAYALDREQISKIGESGYQPAANQTGVVVPTFDKYFDKDALTAAGYDKPNPEKAKQLLQSAGYSESNPLKLTVITVTGYTDWDASLAVVKQQLAKVGIELTVQDLQQQSYNQKLFTGDFDLAYSSQSGGPTPYYELRQLLYSKNTAPIGKQANSNYSRYVNPEVDKLFDQYAAADPDTQLKLIKQISSYMIKDVPVIPTTESVNWYQYNTKDLEGWPTQDNPYAQPAPYNIPDVGQVLTNLYSKSAQK; encoded by the coding sequence ATGAGGGGCATCACACGCATCGCCGTCGCCGCGCTGGCGGTCGGCGCACTGACCGCGGGATGCGGCGGTGGCAGCAAGCCGGTCGGGGACGCGGCGACGTCGGCCAAGCCGTCGTCGCCGGCGAGCGGGGGCAGCGACCCCGGCGGCGGCGGGCAGTACAAGAAGGGCGGCACGGTGACGATCGCCAACGTCGCCGGGCAGACCTGGCCGTGCCAGTTCAACCCGTTCAACCCGTCGGTCAACCAGGTCGCGCTCGGTTTCGTCTACGAGCCGCTGACCTTCGTGAACGTGCTGAAGGCCGGCGCCACCACGCCGATGCTGGCCACCGGGTACACGTGGTCGCCGAAGAAGGACTCGATCGTCTTCACGATCCGCGACGGCGTGAAGTGGAGCGACGGCCGGCCGTTCACCGCCGACGACGTGGTCTACACGTTCACCCGGATGAAGGAAGAGCCGGCCCTCGACCTGTACTCGCTGTGGACCGGCGCCGGCCTGACCGGCGTCACCGCGGCCGGCAACAAGGTCACGCTGACGTTCAAGGCCGCGGCCGAGCCGTACTTCTTCAACTTCGCCGGCCAGGTCGGCATCGTGCCCAAGCACATCTGGTCCGCCGGCGAGGCCGCGGCCAAACCCGCCACCTGGGCGAACCCGAAGCCGGTCGGCACCGGACCGTTCACGGTCGCGTCCTGCAGCAGCAACAACATCTCGTACGCCGCCAACGGCTCCTACTGGCAGCCCGGCAAGCCGTACGTCGAGAAGGTGCAGTACCCGGCGTACCTGGACAACAACCCGGCCAACCTCGACCTCGCCAGCGGCAAGGCGCAGTGGGGCGGTCAGTACATCCCGAACATCGAGAACTTCTACAAGAAGAAGTCGCCGGAGAACAACTACTGGTTCCCGCCGACCGCGAACGTCGCGATCGTGCCGAACCTGGACCCCTCGCGCAAGGCAACCAGCAACCTCGCGGTGCGCCAGGCGATCGCGTACGCACTGGACCGCGAGCAGATCTCGAAGATCGGCGAGAGCGGCTACCAGCCGGCCGCGAACCAGACCGGCGTCGTCGTCCCGACGTTCGACAAGTACTTCGACAAGGACGCGCTGACGGCCGCGGGCTACGACAAGCCGAACCCGGAGAAGGCGAAGCAACTCCTGCAGAGCGCCGGGTACTCGGAGTCGAACCCGCTGAAGCTCACCGTCATCACGGTCACCGGCTACACCGACTGGGACGCGTCGCTGGCGGTCGTCAAGCAGCAACTGGCCAAGGTCGGCATCGAGCTGACCGTGCAGGACCTGCAGCAGCAGTCCTACAACCAGAAGCTGTTCACCGGCGACTTCGACCTCGCGTACTCCAGCCAGTCCGGCGGCCCCACTCCGTACTACGAGCTGCGGCAGCTGCTGTACTCGAAGAACACCGCACCGATCGGCAAGCAGGCGAACAGCAACTACTCGCGCTACGTCAACCCCGAGGTGGACAAGCTGTTCGACCAGTACGCCGCCGCGGACCCCGACACGCAGCTCAAGCTGATCAAGCAGATCTCGTCGTACATGATCAAGGACGTGCCGGTGATCCCGACCACCGAGTCGGTCAACTGGTACCAGTACAACACCAAGGACCTCGAGGGCTGGCCGACCCAGGACAACCCGTACGCGCAGCCGGCGCCGTACAACATCCCCGACGTGGGACAGGTCCTGACCAACCTGTACTCGAAGTCCGCCCAGAAGTGA
- a CDS encoding nuclear transport factor 2 family protein — protein sequence MGIYHWIVARQVRNAFAQISAGNWEAMVAGMAPSFTYRFYGDHALGGERRTHDALRRWWERCFRLLPGTRFDVQDVIVSGWPWDTRVATAVTVHVKVVDGSTYENVVHQFLRIKWGKITEVRTLEDTAVLQRTLDRLAAAGYDEAHAEPIVG from the coding sequence ATGGGGATCTACCACTGGATCGTGGCCCGGCAGGTGCGGAACGCGTTCGCGCAGATCAGTGCGGGGAACTGGGAGGCGATGGTGGCCGGGATGGCGCCGTCCTTCACGTACCGGTTCTACGGCGACCACGCGCTCGGCGGTGAGCGCCGGACCCACGACGCGCTGCGGCGCTGGTGGGAGCGGTGCTTCCGGCTGCTTCCCGGGACCAGGTTCGATGTCCAGGACGTCATCGTCAGCGGCTGGCCGTGGGACACCCGGGTCGCGACCGCGGTCACGGTGCATGTGAAGGTCGTGGACGGATCGACGTACGAGAACGTCGTCCACCAGTTCCTGCGGATCAAGTGGGGCAAGATCACCGAGGTCCGCACCCTGGAGGACACCGCGGTCCTGCAACGCACCCTCGACCGGCTGGCCGCGGCCGGGTACGACGAGGCGCACGCGGAGCCGATCGTCGGCTGA